A genomic region of Raphanus sativus cultivar WK10039 chromosome 6, ASM80110v3, whole genome shotgun sequence contains the following coding sequences:
- the LOC108808784 gene encoding probable indole-3-pyruvate monooxygenase YUCCA11, which produces MSKEIKSIDTVALIIGARPAGLATSACLNRLNIPNIVAKREECNASLWKRRSYDCLKLHFAKKYCELPNMRFPPKTPTFVSKSGLVSYIKEYATRFNVSPRYNRNVKYVCFKDGRWVVEVDNSAERSEVYSANYLVVATGENSEGVIPGLVEGFEGEYLHSSEYKKGEKFAEKHVLVVGSGNSGMEIAYDASKWDANVSLVVHSPVDVLTREIVRIGMWLLRFFPVKLVDRWCLLLAKLRFGDTSRYGLIRPDKGSFMINTNPSRHSENIHNPHSVLIHELSKYQSHYFHRNSSSPCIPPSQTQN; this is translated from the coding sequence atgtcGAAAGAAATCAAGAGTATTGACACGGTTGCGCTCATAATCGGTGCAAGACCAGCCGGTTTAGCTACCTCAGCTTGTCTAAACCGGTTGAACATACCAAACATAGTGGCGAAAAGAGAGGAATGCAATGCCTCTCTCTGGAAAAGAAGGTCTTACGACTGTCTCAAGCTTCACTTCGCAAAGAAATATTGTGAACTCCCTAACATGAGATTCCCTCCAAAAACTCCTACCTTCGTCTCCAAGTCAGGTTTGGTTAGTTACATTAAAGAGTACGCCACACGTTTCAACGTTAGCCCTAGGTACAACCGTAATGTCAAATACGTGTGTTTCAAAGATGGTCGCTGGGTCGTGGAGGTGGATAACTCAGCGGAGAGATCAGAAGTTTACTCGGCGAACTACTTGGTGGTGGCGACGGGAGAGAACAGCGAAGGCGTGATCCCGGGGCTCGTGGAGGGCTTCGAAGGAGAGTATTTGCACTCAAGCGAGTACAAGAAGGGCGAGAAGTTCGCCGAAAAACATGTTTTAGTTGTCGGAAGTGGGAACTCCGGGATGGAGATTGCTTATGACGCGTCGAAGTGGGACGCTAATGTCTCCCTCGTCGTTCACAGCCCGGTTGACGTGCTGACGAGAGAGATAGTAAGGATAGGTATGTGGCTGCTCAGGTTTTTCCCGGTTAAGTTAGTTGACCGTTGGTGTCTCTTACTCGCAAAGCTGAGGTTCGGTGATACTTCGAGATATGGGCTTATAAGGCCTGATAAGGGGTCGTTTATGATCAACACTAACCCCTCGAGGCATAGCGAAAACATCCACAACCCTCACAGTGTACTCATCCACGAACTCTCCAAGTATCAATCCCATTACTTCCATAGGAACTCCAGCTCTCCCTGTATCCCACCATCTCAAACTCAAAACTAA